A window of the Candidatus Brocadiaceae bacterium genome harbors these coding sequences:
- a CDS encoding DUF167 domain-containing protein, which translates to MTFLSCISVLDVISAHSGSIVFLKVQPGAKKNCIIGEYGGRLKVAVTAAPEKGKANKAIIKLLAETLHVHESSVSIISGESSRDKRLMIRSVTPEDVKALLSPQL; encoded by the coding sequence ATGACTTTTCTATCGTGTATTAGCGTGCTGGATGTTATCTCGGCACATTCTGGCAGTATTGTTTTCCTTAAGGTCCAGCCAGGCGCAAAAAAGAATTGTATTATAGGAGAATACGGGGGGCGCCTGAAAGTGGCCGTTACAGCTGCTCCGGAAAAAGGTAAGGCAAATAAGGCCATTATTAAACTGTTGGCGGAAACGCTTCATGTTCATGAGTCCTCAGTGAGCATCATTTCAGGAGAATCTTCCCGGGACAAGCGGCTGATGATTAGAAGCGTTACTCCTGAAGACGTAAAAGCTTTGCTGAGTCCACAGTTGTAA
- a CDS encoding acylphosphatase, translating to MPMSRAHVSINGLVQGVFFRASTRDKAQKLGVKGWVKNCSDGSVEALFEGEKNFVDEIVSWCRRGPDGAFVSTVKEKTEKYTGEFDDFSIVY from the coding sequence ATGCCAATGTCAAGGGCGCATGTTTCTATCAATGGTCTGGTTCAGGGAGTTTTTTTTCGCGCCTCTACTAGAGACAAGGCACAGAAGCTTGGTGTCAAAGGGTGGGTGAAAAATTGTTCTGACGGTAGTGTAGAAGCCTTATTTGAGGGGGAGAAAAACTTCGTGGATGAAATAGTGAGTTGGTGCCGAAGAGGACCAGATGGTGCGTTCGTCAGCACTGTAAAAGAAAAAACAGAAAAATACACGGGCGAGTTTGATGACTTTTCTATCGTGTATTAG
- the ccsB gene encoding c-type cytochrome biogenesis protein CcsB codes for MSIINMALIVYVIASIAYIAREIWMSVIIKWVSVGLLILAFCLNLALVLKRSIEAGHAPFSNLYESLIFYACCTAFVYIIFEFTYNFRIVGALASVLAMLILLYATLQDPTIRPLMPALKSNWMLVHVITYMLGYAAFGISFITSIIFLAVKPFAGKESGGGEGKEILPRNFDKLSYKIVAFGFPFLTLGMVTGAVWAKKAWGDYWSWDPKETWSLITWLAYLVYLHTPLVLPKMKMSKAKSSVILAIWLLFCFAIVNFTFVGLNYLPSAEDSEHIYGAK; via the coding sequence ATGAGCATAATAAACATGGCATTAATCGTTTATGTGATAGCATCTATTGCCTATATTGCAAGGGAAATATGGATGTCTGTAATAATAAAATGGGTATCCGTGGGATTGCTCATTTTAGCTTTCTGCTTGAATCTTGCTTTAGTGTTAAAACGTTCTATAGAAGCCGGGCATGCGCCTTTTTCTAATCTGTACGAATCGCTTATTTTTTATGCCTGCTGTACTGCCTTTGTCTATATTATTTTTGAATTTACCTATAATTTTAGAATTGTAGGAGCGTTGGCGTCTGTCCTTGCAATGTTGATATTGCTCTATGCTACATTGCAGGACCCCACAATAAGGCCGCTGATGCCTGCTTTAAAAAGCAATTGGATGTTGGTGCATGTCATCACTTACATGCTTGGTTACGCGGCCTTCGGCATCTCTTTTATTACGAGTATTATCTTCCTTGCGGTGAAACCTTTCGCCGGAAAAGAGAGCGGCGGAGGGGAAGGAAAGGAAATATTACCTCGTAATTTTGATAAACTCAGTTATAAAATCGTAGCCTTCGGGTTTCCTTTCCTTACGTTGGGAATGGTTACCGGAGCTGTCTGGGCGAAGAAGGCATGGGGTGATTACTGGTCATGGGACCCGAAAGAAACATGGTCTTTGATTACTTGGCTTGCGTATCTGGTTTACTTACACACACCGCTTGTTTTACCGAAGATGAAGATGAGCAAAGCAAAATCTTCAGTAATATTGGCCATCTGGCTGCTTTTTTGCTTCGCGATTGTAAACTTTACCTTTGTAGGTTTAAATTATCTGCCTTCCGCTGAAGACAGCGAACACATTTACGGGGCGAAATAG
- a CDS encoding cytochrome c biogenesis protein ResB, with protein sequence MKNPKKKQFQPDKEMKDVVSRSDQGQHGQGKRKKNSHGIWEFFCSVKLAVVIILVMVVACILGTFIVQGRSFDDYVARYGYGFATCIRILQFNNVFYSHWFSLLLVLLCANLICCTIKRWRNTFLQTGFILTHLSLVLILAGGVIKFQMGVKGGVNVYEGKSVDYFLTQEIGPQGNLDYKKKSLPFSIACDDFILEKNEPKFQLVTYVKDKDSTKILDPKLGKRQRVQGSGYKITVQDYISDAELLQAPKNTSEEPRNPAVLVKLYGSERTLADGWLLANEVNFYDDKEQDLRIEYLWLSSQQAYEDAVKTVEGKKAVLTVALAEQGIFKEYDLELHKVFALEGTNYSFEMLQYVLNYGDRRPLNEQPPNNPAVLVQINGPEGSETRWIFENFPDWDQHPAKYTKLKLTSSGVASAYRPENILRIYHAPGQKQTLVYIRDNQIVKTVPFEFEKKYSFSDINRQIMIEKYFPSFDFEKKVIKKSDQLGVPAVLVEVEGPKGRVSDWLFSNSQYATWYTDENFAILYESTGESIKHFISKLRIIKNGETVVEKSIKVNDPLKYEGYSIYQSSYDPEAGNYTGLQISTDPGIPVVFTGFGALCVGVVFIFYIKPFLRKKKKENEVE encoded by the coding sequence ATGAAAAATCCAAAGAAAAAACAGTTTCAACCAGATAAAGAAATGAAGGATGTTGTGTCCCGAAGCGATCAAGGTCAGCACGGCCAAGGCAAAAGGAAAAAAAATTCTCATGGCATATGGGAATTTTTTTGTTCGGTGAAATTAGCAGTAGTGATAATATTGGTTATGGTAGTGGCCTGTATCCTGGGTACCTTCATTGTGCAGGGAAGATCATTTGACGATTATGTTGCGCGATATGGATATGGATTTGCTACCTGTATTCGGATACTGCAGTTTAATAATGTTTTTTACTCCCATTGGTTTTCACTCCTTTTAGTCCTTTTGTGTGCCAATCTCATCTGTTGTACCATTAAAAGATGGAGAAATACCTTTCTGCAGACAGGTTTTATCCTTACCCACCTTAGTCTTGTGTTAATCCTTGCCGGTGGTGTCATTAAATTTCAGATGGGGGTGAAAGGCGGAGTAAATGTTTACGAGGGAAAGTCCGTGGATTATTTTTTGACTCAGGAAATTGGTCCGCAGGGAAACCTTGATTATAAGAAGAAAAGCTTGCCTTTTTCCATCGCCTGCGATGACTTTATATTGGAAAAAAATGAGCCAAAGTTTCAGCTGGTAACCTATGTTAAAGATAAAGATAGCACGAAAATATTAGACCCGAAACTTGGCAAAAGACAGCGTGTGCAGGGTTCCGGTTATAAGATAACCGTCCAAGATTATATTTCAGACGCCGAGTTGCTCCAGGCGCCAAAAAATACATCAGAAGAGCCGAGGAATCCTGCTGTTTTAGTAAAGCTTTATGGGTCTGAACGAACGCTTGCTGACGGATGGTTGTTGGCAAATGAGGTGAATTTTTATGACGATAAGGAACAGGACCTGCGTATAGAATATCTATGGCTGTCTTCCCAGCAGGCATACGAGGATGCGGTAAAAACGGTTGAAGGTAAAAAGGCGGTTTTAACGGTCGCGTTGGCAGAACAGGGAATTTTCAAAGAATATGATCTGGAATTGCATAAGGTTTTTGCATTGGAGGGAACCAATTATTCTTTTGAGATGTTGCAGTATGTATTGAATTATGGAGATAGGAGGCCTTTGAACGAGCAACCGCCCAATAACCCGGCAGTACTAGTTCAGATAAATGGTCCTGAAGGTTCGGAAACTCGCTGGATATTTGAAAATTTTCCTGATTGGGATCAACATCCGGCAAAATACACAAAGCTGAAATTAACCTCCAGCGGAGTTGCCAGTGCTTATAGGCCGGAAAATATCCTGAGGATTTATCACGCGCCTGGGCAGAAACAGACGCTTGTTTATATCAGGGATAATCAGATTGTCAAAACGGTTCCTTTCGAATTTGAAAAGAAGTATTCTTTTTCTGATATCAATCGTCAGATTATGATAGAAAAATATTTTCCATCATTTGATTTTGAGAAAAAAGTAATTAAAAAATCTGATCAGCTGGGTGTGCCTGCTGTTCTTGTAGAAGTAGAAGGGCCAAAAGGGAGGGTAAGCGACTGGTTGTTCTCAAACAGCCAGTATGCGACATGGTACACCGATGAAAATTTTGCTATACTTTATGAATCAACGGGTGAATCGATTAAGCATTTTATCAGTAAACTGAGAATTATAAAAAATGGTGAAACCGTTGTAGAAAAGTCTATTAAAGTGAATGATCCGCTGAAATATGAAGGCTACTCTATCTATCAATCAAGTTATGACCCGGAAGCCGGCAATTATACGGGTTTACAGATTTCGACAGATCCGGGTATTCCTGTCGTATTCACAGGTTTTGGCGCGCTGTGCGTCGGAGTGGTTTTTATATTTTATATAAAGCCTTTTTTACGAAAAAAGAAAAAAGAGAATGAGGTAGAATGA
- a CDS encoding flagellar motor protein MotB has product MSRYSKYLKFFLLVVFAGMSGCAELDELRTLNRRQAITIRDQADELAHYRQQLSSLSDTLKSKQEEMEKLRKLAASIGEGVSVRDTVEGPVILFPEKILFDSGMATIKPNGKIALEKIARFLDENPSNSIRIDGHTDSDPIVRTKHLWDSNHHLASARALSVFHFLTKNEKIAETRIHVAGFGANRSIVPNDTDVGKRQNRRVEFLILTSVGSLMPKGTSFSYEEEK; this is encoded by the coding sequence ATGTCTAGATATAGCAAATATTTAAAGTTTTTCCTTTTAGTAGTTTTTGCGGGGATGTCAGGTTGTGCCGAACTTGATGAACTGAGGACTCTGAACAGAAGACAGGCAATTACGATCAGAGATCAGGCAGATGAGCTTGCTCACTACCGACAGCAACTTTCTTCATTGTCGGATACGCTTAAATCAAAGCAGGAAGAAATGGAAAAATTGAGAAAACTTGCCGCATCAATTGGCGAAGGCGTGTCTGTTAGAGATACGGTAGAAGGTCCTGTGATTCTTTTTCCGGAAAAGATACTCTTTGATTCTGGTATGGCGACAATAAAGCCTAACGGGAAGATTGCCTTGGAAAAAATAGCGCGTTTTCTTGATGAAAATCCGTCAAATTCAATCAGGATTGATGGTCATACGGATTCAGATCCCATCGTAAGAACAAAACATCTGTGGGATTCAAATCATCATTTGGCGTCTGCCCGCGCGCTCAGCGTATTTCACTTCTTAACAAAGAATGAAAAAATAGCTGAAACAAGGATTCATGTTGCTGGTTTTGGCGCTAACAGGTCGATAGTTCCTAATGATACGGATGTGGGGAAAAGGCAAAACAGGAGGGTTGAATTTTTAATACTTACCTCCGTTGGTTCCCTGATGCCCAAAGGGACTTCTTTTTCTTATGAAGAGGAAAAATGA
- the hisI gene encoding phosphoribosyl-AMP cyclohydrolase gives MQLLEKLHFDEKGLIPSIIADVSDGKVLTLCYMNKDAVLKTIETGKVHVFRRSQNRLMIKGETSGHVQTVKKVHFDCEGNSILFAVEQKIAACHAGYKTCFYREYRPETDAIIIEEKRVFDPDNVYNS, from the coding sequence ATGCAATTATTGGAAAAGTTACATTTTGACGAAAAAGGGCTTATCCCTTCGATAATAGCTGATGTATCGGATGGGAAAGTTCTTACTTTATGCTATATGAATAAAGATGCCGTTCTCAAGACGATAGAAACGGGTAAGGTGCACGTATTTCGGCGTTCACAGAATCGGTTGATGATAAAAGGTGAAACTTCAGGCCATGTTCAGACGGTAAAAAAAGTGCATTTTGACTGCGAAGGGAATTCAATTCTTTTTGCGGTAGAACAAAAGATTGCCGCGTGTCACGCAGGGTATAAAACCTGTTTTTACCGTGAATACAGGCCGGAGACCGATGCGATTATTATTGAGGAAAAGAGGGTATTTGATCCTGATAATGTATACAACTCATAA
- the thiE gene encoding thiamine phosphate synthase, with the protein MRKLCIVEYRQRISNLSLTLITDRSLCKKLFFTVRQALVGGVRTVQLREKDLTTHQLYSLASEMRRLTYDCEASLIINDRVDIALAVDADGVHLGWQSMPIEKVRQLVGGKKLVGVSTHTLHEARQAQYYEADYITFGPVFPTRSKEGILTSTGVEEIQRVKKEVQIPVIALGGIDGKNVESVLASGADGIAVISSILCSMNPENASRQFRGKIDSGGTFLNE; encoded by the coding sequence GTGCGAAAACTTTGTATAGTAGAATACAGACAACGTATCAGCAACCTTTCTCTTACCCTCATTACTGACAGAAGTCTCTGTAAGAAATTGTTTTTCACGGTACGGCAGGCATTGGTCGGGGGGGTTAGAACGGTGCAATTACGGGAAAAGGATCTTACGACACACCAGCTGTATTCTTTGGCAAGCGAAATGAGAAGGTTGACGTATGATTGTGAAGCAAGCCTGATTATTAATGACAGGGTTGATATTGCCCTTGCGGTAGATGCGGATGGTGTGCATTTAGGATGGCAGTCCATGCCTATCGAAAAGGTAAGACAACTGGTGGGTGGTAAAAAATTGGTTGGTGTGTCTACCCATACGTTACATGAAGCGCGTCAGGCGCAGTACTATGAGGCGGATTATATTACCTTTGGGCCCGTTTTCCCCACTCGTTCAAAGGAAGGGATTCTGACTTCCACCGGTGTGGAAGAAATTCAAAGAGTGAAAAAGGAGGTTCAGATACCGGTAATTGCTTTAGGGGGAATCGACGGAAAAAACGTGGAGTCTGTTCTTGCTTCTGGCGCCGACGGTATTGCGGTCATTTCAAGCATCCTTTGTTCGATGAATCCTGAAAATGCCTCCAGGCAATTCCGCGGGAAAATAGACAGCGGCGGTACGTTTCTTAATGAGTGA
- the purB gene encoding adenylosuccinate lyase — protein MLIVERHSQYQSPLSERYASKEMCYIFSAQYKFSTWRKLWIALAEAQQELGLGIITNEQIDEMRRFQDSINFDVARDYEKKLRHDVMSHIHAYGDQCPKAKPIIHLGATSAFVQDNTDLIQMKEGLALILAKLVQCIHAFSRQAIRYKDLTTLSFTHFQPAQPTVFGKRICLWIQDFLLDVEASEAAIKQLRFLGVKGTTGTQASFMALFNNNAETVKKLDGLVTKKMGFESFYPVTGQTYPRKIDSQIMMCMAGIAQSSHKFSNDMRLLQHLKEVEEPFEEEQIGSSAMAYKRNPMRCERIAALARYVLCNCLNPAFTAAAQWFERTLDDSANKRISIPEAFLATDGILNILLNVASGFTVYPAVIRRHLDEELPFMVTENILMEAVSAGGDRQYLHEKIRLHAMEAARRVKEEGSKNDLLARIAQDESFSMIKSKLKEILDPEKLVGRAQQQVEEFIARDVAAILKRHDFLTGATMTSTLRV, from the coding sequence ATGCTTATCGTAGAACGCCACAGCCAATACCAGTCCCCTCTTTCTGAACGATATGCGAGCAAGGAAATGTGCTATATTTTTTCTGCCCAATATAAATTTAGTACGTGGAGGAAGCTTTGGATTGCGCTTGCCGAGGCGCAACAAGAACTTGGGCTGGGGATTATTACCAATGAACAGATTGATGAAATGCGGCGCTTTCAGGATTCGATAAATTTTGATGTTGCACGAGACTACGAAAAGAAGCTCAGGCATGACGTTATGTCTCATATTCATGCCTATGGTGATCAGTGCCCAAAGGCGAAACCAATTATCCACCTGGGCGCGACAAGTGCTTTTGTTCAGGATAATACGGATCTCATACAGATGAAGGAAGGGCTTGCGCTTATTCTTGCGAAGCTGGTGCAGTGCATACATGCCTTTTCAAGACAGGCGATTCGATATAAGGACCTTACAACCTTGAGCTTCACACATTTCCAGCCGGCGCAGCCAACTGTTTTTGGAAAGCGGATATGTTTGTGGATACAGGATTTTTTGCTGGATGTTGAGGCATCGGAGGCCGCAATTAAGCAGTTAAGATTTCTTGGCGTAAAAGGCACAACGGGAACACAAGCCAGTTTTATGGCGCTTTTTAATAATAATGCGGAAACAGTAAAAAAACTAGACGGGCTGGTCACGAAAAAGATGGGATTTGAGAGCTTTTATCCAGTAACGGGGCAGACCTACCCTCGTAAAATAGACAGTCAGATAATGATGTGCATGGCGGGTATTGCTCAGTCTTCCCATAAATTTTCCAATGACATGAGATTGCTCCAGCATCTGAAGGAAGTAGAAGAACCATTCGAAGAGGAACAGATCGGATCATCAGCCATGGCGTATAAGAGAAATCCCATGCGTTGCGAGCGTATAGCAGCGCTTGCGCGTTATGTTCTGTGTAATTGTTTAAACCCTGCTTTTACTGCTGCGGCTCAATGGTTTGAAAGAACCTTGGATGATTCTGCCAATAAGAGAATCTCCATTCCCGAGGCATTTCTTGCGACTGATGGCATATTGAACATTCTCTTGAATGTTGCTTCGGGATTTACTGTTTACCCTGCGGTTATCAGGCGACACCTTGATGAAGAATTGCCGTTTATGGTAACGGAAAACATTCTCATGGAGGCGGTCAGCGCCGGAGGAGACAGACAGTATCTTCATGAAAAAATTCGACTGCATGCCATGGAAGCTGCTCGCAGAGTAAAAGAAGAAGGAAGCAAAAATGATCTTTTGGCACGAATAGCACAAGATGAATCCTTTTCTATGATTAAATCAAAGTTGAAAGAAATTTTAGATCCTGAAAAATTGGTTGGCAGGGCACAGCAGCAGGTTGAAGAGTTTATTGCCCGGGATGTGGCTGCGATTTTAAAACGGCATGATTTTCTTACTGGCGCCACTATGACGTCAACCCTGCGGGTCTGA
- the groL gene encoding chaperonin GroEL (60 kDa chaperone family; promotes refolding of misfolded polypeptides especially under stressful conditions; forms two stacked rings of heptamers to form a barrel-shaped 14mer; ends can be capped by GroES; misfolded proteins enter the barrel where they are refolded when GroES binds) has protein sequence MAAKKIIYGHEASEAVRTGVKKLARAVKVTLGPKGRNVIIEKSFGSPTVVNDGATVAKEIELEDPYENMGAKMVQEAASKTNDIVGDGTSTATLLAEAIFDEGIKNITAGANPVEVKHGIEKAVEALIKELSRMSIKISGKKEIAQIATIAANNDKDIGNQIAEAMEKVGKDGVITVEEGKSLETSVDLVEGMQFDRGYLSPYFVTNPDMMEAVFENPYLLIYEKKLTAIKDLVSLLEKIAKSGKPLLIVAEDVEGEALSTLVVNKLRGTLQSVAVKAPGFGDRRKAMLGDIAELTGAKALFEDLGIELSKVQLEDLGSAKKVIVDKDKTTIIGGAGDFEKIQGRIAQIRTEIDTTTSDYDREKLQERLAKLSGGIAQINVGAATEVEMKEKKARIEDAVNATRAAVEDGILPGGGVALIRASKVLETLSCSSDEKIGVNIVRAAVETPVKMIAENAGLEGEVVLQKVKEGSGNFGFDAYSNSYTDMVEAGIVDAAKVEKTALQNGASVAALLLTTNAIVGEVPDEEESGAVPHPGGH, from the coding sequence ATGGCCGCAAAAAAGATTATCTATGGGCATGAGGCGAGTGAGGCAGTGAGAACGGGTGTTAAAAAGTTAGCCCGGGCTGTGAAGGTTACTTTAGGGCCGAAGGGAAGAAATGTTATTATTGAAAAAAGTTTCGGTTCACCGACAGTGGTGAATGATGGCGCGACTGTTGCAAAAGAGATTGAGCTGGAAGATCCTTATGAGAATATGGGTGCTAAAATGGTGCAGGAAGCTGCTTCCAAAACAAATGACATCGTTGGTGACGGCACTTCCACTGCAACGCTCTTGGCTGAAGCCATTTTTGATGAGGGTATAAAAAATATAACGGCAGGAGCTAATCCTGTCGAGGTAAAACACGGGATTGAAAAAGCTGTTGAGGCGCTGATAAAAGAGCTTTCCAGGATGAGCATTAAAATTTCCGGGAAAAAAGAGATTGCGCAAATTGCCACTATTGCCGCGAATAATGATAAAGATATTGGGAATCAGATCGCAGAGGCAATGGAAAAGGTTGGGAAAGATGGTGTTATTACGGTAGAAGAGGGAAAAAGCCTCGAAACTTCTGTCGATTTAGTGGAAGGAATGCAGTTTGACAGGGGATATTTGTCTCCGTACTTTGTAACAAATCCGGATATGATGGAGGCTGTATTTGAAAATCCTTACCTTCTTATCTATGAAAAGAAATTAACCGCGATTAAAGATCTGGTTTCTCTTTTGGAAAAGATTGCAAAATCAGGGAAGCCTCTCCTTATTGTTGCTGAAGACGTGGAAGGGGAAGCTCTCAGCACGCTTGTTGTCAACAAGCTTCGCGGCACATTGCAGTCTGTTGCTGTAAAAGCTCCGGGGTTTGGCGATAGAAGAAAGGCTATGTTGGGTGATATAGCGGAACTTACCGGCGCCAAAGCTCTGTTTGAGGACCTGGGCATAGAACTTTCCAAGGTACAACTGGAAGACCTTGGTTCTGCAAAAAAGGTGATTGTAGACAAGGATAAGACGACAATAATTGGTGGCGCCGGAGACTTTGAGAAAATTCAAGGGAGAATTGCCCAGATCAGGACTGAAATAGATACTACAACATCTGACTATGATCGGGAGAAATTACAGGAGCGGCTTGCAAAGCTTTCAGGAGGTATTGCGCAGATTAATGTTGGAGCTGCCACGGAAGTAGAAATGAAGGAGAAGAAGGCTCGCATCGAGGATGCTGTAAATGCCACCCGGGCTGCCGTGGAAGATGGCATTTTACCCGGAGGGGGAGTTGCCCTGATAAGAGCTTCAAAGGTATTGGAAACTTTGTCATGCAGTAGTGACGAGAAAATTGGGGTGAATATCGTTCGGGCGGCAGTCGAAACCCCTGTTAAAATGATTGCGGAGAACGCCGGTCTGGAAGGCGAAGTCGTGCTGCAAAAGGTGAAAGAGGGTTCGGGTAATTTTGGTTTTGACGCCTATAGTAATAGTTATACTGATATGGTGGAAGCAGGTATTGTGGATGCGGCAAAGGTTGAAAAGACCGCCCTGCAAAATGGTGCAAGCGTTGCTGCCTTATTACTGACAACAAATGCTATTGTGGGAGAAGTCCCTGATGAAGAAGAGAGCGGGGCCGTACCTCACCCGGGTGGGCATTAA
- the groES gene encoding co-chaperone GroES yields the protein MKARPLGEKILIKRLEAVEKTAGGIVLPESAKEKPKEGKVIALGDGKLLKNGERAKFQVKEGDKVLFSYYGGSEVKIDGEEYLLMSEEDILAIVD from the coding sequence ATGAAAGCAAGACCATTAGGTGAAAAGATATTGATTAAGAGACTTGAGGCGGTCGAAAAGACTGCTGGAGGCATTGTACTGCCTGAATCGGCAAAAGAAAAACCGAAAGAGGGTAAGGTTATTGCGCTGGGGGATGGAAAATTATTGAAAAATGGTGAACGGGCGAAGTTTCAGGTTAAAGAGGGCGATAAGGTATTATTCAGTTATTATGGTGGTTCTGAAGTGAAGATTGATGGTGAAGAATATCTGTTGATGTCGGAAGAAGATATTCTTGCTATAGTAGACTAA